From Panicum hallii strain FIL2 chromosome 2, PHallii_v3.1, whole genome shotgun sequence, a single genomic window includes:
- the LOC112883625 gene encoding uncharacterized protein LOC112883625 → MKASIKFRDDDRPLLRAKVPVGVLGLPFLSGLAAGGDAKDLHFDLSTAFPSGPALRLSYRPNDPLQPFALSVRTGLGPMGSPARAPFALAAEFNLLSSNAPAFSLHFKPRIGDFGLASSVRSPMPPPPPPAAPAQPPLAIKMADLTTNGDGHERDRDAHVNGFTFAGNGFAANVAAAAGRGGGGVGALLSGMQLTTRSVLPLWNKASLRFHWGLRVPPELKAALADDGYGRKASSLAISKMPLLVMNKITIEHTPKTPSQSETDRKRKKDAPAAGEPEEFSLMKRQLEALSTESTMLRRAVEDLHAEVGAGKGDVRRLTAALPPPQQPFVSKPDRHFHGSGKELVDSGPKPASDEASEGLKKALEARRK, encoded by the coding sequence ATGAAGGCGTCAATCAAGTTCCGCGACGACGACCGGCCGCTGCTGCGGGCCAAGGTGCCGGTCGGCGTGCTGGGGCTGCCCTTCCTCTCGGGCCTCGCGGCTGGGGGCGACGCCAAGGACCTCCACTTCGACCTCTCCACGGCGTTCCCCTCCGGCCCGGCGCTCCGCCTCTCGTACCGCCCCAACGACCCGCTCCAGCCCTTCGCGCTCTCCGTCCGCACGGGGCTCGGCCCGATGGGGTCCCCGGCGCGCGCGCCCTTCGCGCTCGCCGCCGAGTTCAACCTACTCTCCTCCAACGCGCCCGCCTTCTCGCTCCACTTCAAGCCCCGGATCGGGGACTTCGGCCTCGCCAGCTCCGTCCGCTCCCCgatgccgccaccgccgccgccggctgcgcCAGCCCAGCCGCCGCTGGCGATCAAGATGGCCGACCTCACCACCAACGGCGACGGCCACGAACGCGACCGCGACGCGCACGTCAACGGGTTcaccttcgccgggaacgggtTTGCGGCGAACGTCGCGGCAGctgcggggaggggcggcggcggggtgggcgCGCTGCTGTCCGGGATGCAGCTCACCACCAGGAGCGTCCTGCCGCTGTGGAACAAGGCGAGCCTGCGGTTCCACTGGGGCCTGCGTGTGCCTCCGGAACTCAAGGCCGCACTCGCTGACGACGGGTACGGGCGCAAGGCCAGTAGCCTCGCCATCAGCAAGATGCCGCTGCTGGTGATGAATAAGATCACCATTGAGCATACGCCCAAGACACCTTCACAGTCTGAAACGGAcaggaagaggaagaaagaCGCGCCAGCAGCAGGCGAGCCAGAGGAATTCTCATTGATGAAGAGGCAGCTCGAGGCGCTGAGCACCGAGAGCACAATGCTGCGGCGTGCCGTAGAGGACCTGCATGCTGAGGTCGGTGCCGGCAAAGGCGATGTTCGCAGGCTGACAGCAGCACTGCCTCCTCCTCAACAGCCATTCGTGTCGAAACCGGATCGCCATTTCCATGGCAGTGGGAAGGAACTGGTTGACAGTGGACCGAAACCAGCCTCAGATGAAGCAAGCGAGGGGTTGAAGAAGGCGCTTGAGGCCCGCCGGAAGTGA
- the LOC112883482 gene encoding uncharacterized protein LOC112883482, with the protein MRVTNYQRLSPAPEPEEGGVRAGAARAWAALRRGAAGVARLYAARRRWAARRLWGGRRAALPLRVKAAARYEYDSASYARNFDDGTWMAEEGVSWHARSLAACRLAAFQSFVGRGSLSSLLCEN; encoded by the coding sequence ATGCGGGTCACGAACTACCAGAGGctgtcgccggcgccggagccggAGGAGGGTGGCgtgcgcgccggcgccgcgagggcgtgggcggcgctgaGGCGGGGCGCCGCGGGAGTCGCCCGGCTGTAcgccgcgcggcggcgctgggcggcgcGGAGGCTGTGGGGCGGCAGGAGGGCGGCCCTGCCGCTGCGGgtgaaggcggcggcgaggtacGAGTACGACTCGGCCAGCTACGCGCGCAACTTCGACGACGGGACGTGGATGGCTGAGGAGGGCGTATCCTGGCACGCGCGGTCGCTCGCCGCGTGCAGGCTCGCCGCTTTCCAGTCATTCGTGGGGAGAGGTTCCCTTTCGTCGTTGCTTTGTGAGAACTAG
- the LOC112880505 gene encoding uncharacterized protein LOC112880505 yields MSVRIKAVVDRFVKELQEALDADIQDRIMKEREMQSYIEEREREVAEREAAWKAELSRREAEIARQEARLKIEKDNLEKEKSVLMGTASSQDNQDGALEITVSGEKYRCLRFSKAKK; encoded by the exons ATGTCGGTGCGGATCAAGGCGGTGGTGGACCGGTTCGTGAAGGAGCTGCAGGAGGCGCTGGACGCGGACATCCAGGACCGCATCATGAAGGAGCGCGAGATGCAGAGCTACATCGAGGAGCGCGAGCGCGAGGTCGCCGAGCGAGAGGCCGCGTGGAAGGCCGAGCTCTCACGCCGCGAG GCAGAGATTGCACGGCAAGAGGCCAGGCTGAAGATAGAAAAGGATAACCTGGAGAAGGAAAAGAGCGTCCTCATGGGAACCGCTTCCAGCCAAGACAACCAAGATGGAGCCCTTGAAATCACCGTCAGCGGTGAGAAGTACAGGTGCCTTCGTTTCTCCAAGGCAAAGAAATGA